The genome window GCCTCGCAGCTATCTTCGTCGGTATCGGTATTCTATCCGGTAGGTGGGGCTTCGATGTCGAAACGGATTCGTCCAGTCAAACGGTTTCTACCGTTCTCGTTCTGATTGCCTTGGTAGCCTTTATTCTCGGGTTCGCACTGACTGTGGCCTGATTTTTCGGCGAGAGGTCGTATCAGCTACCCATCTTCGAAATCTCCGGCTAGAATCCAACTGACCTGTTTTCGGTCCGGGCACAATAGGCCGCTCTGCCATCCCACCACGGTTCGCTCTACTCGGCACCGCTTCTACGTACAGCCTGTCTCGGGTCAACGACGTATCCGACGCAACGAATTGCGCGGCTGAAATATTATCCCAAGACATCGTACCATAAGCGTTTAATTCCCCAGGTGCATTTCCCGGAGTACGATGCCATCATTGGATTTCGAGCCGATGACGTACGAGGAGTTGCCGGAGGAGCGGCGACCCACGTTCAAACAGGCGCTTTTACCCGTCCTTGCGACCATCGTCTTTCTCGCGGTTGGGTCGGCGTTGCTGGGGATGGACCCGCACATGCCGTTGCTCTGGGCCATCACGTTCACCGGCCTCGTCGGGTACTACGTCTTCGGCTACTCCTGGGAGGAACTGTACGATGGACTCGCCAACAGCCTGATGATGGGCTTGCAAGCGATTCTCATCCTGTTCTCGATTTACGCGCTGATCGCCACGTGGATCAGTTCCGGCACGATTCCGGGGCTGATGTACTACGGACTGCAACTGCTCTCCCCGTCCGTCTTCCTGCCCATAACGGCGATACTGTCGGGACTCGTGGCCTTCTCCATCGGGTCGTCGTGGACGACGGTGGGGACGCTCGGCGTGGCGTTCATCGGTATCGGGTCAGGGCTCGGGATTCCCGCGCCGATGACCGCCGGAGCGATTCTCTCCGGCGCGTACGCGGGTGACAAACAGTCGCCGCTCTCGGACACGACGAACCTCGCGGCGGCGGTGACGAACACCAAACTGTACGACCACATCAACCGGATGCGAACCGGGACGCTGCTGGCGTTCGGCCTGTCGGTCGTCCTCTTCGCGTTCTTCGGTCTCCAAGCGAGCGGTGGCACCGAGGGCGGCAAGGCCGCCGCCATCCAGCACGCGCTCTTGGGAACGTACTCCATCTCGCCGCTGGTGTTCGTCCCGCTGGTCGTCACCTTCGGACTCGCGCTCTACGGCTATCCCGCCCTCCCGTCGCTCATCGCGGGCATCTTCTCCGGCGCTGGGACGGCCATCCTCGTGCAGGGGATGTCGTTCACCGCCGCGTGGAACGTCGCTCTGAGCGGAACCGCCCCAAAAACGGGGATGAAACTGGTCAATAACCTGCTCGCCAACAGCGGCATCAGCGGGTCCGCGTGGACCATTGCAGTCGTCGTGCTCGCGCTCGCGCTCGGCGGACTGCTGGAGAAGACCGGCGTCCTCGCCACCCTCGCGTACTACCTCTCCCGGGGGCTCAACAGCACGGGCTGGTTGGTCTTCGGAACCGGAATCTCGGCCACGTTGACGAACCTGCTCACGGCCCAGCAGTACATGAGCATCGTCGTCCCCGGCATGACGCTCCGG of Haladaptatus sp. R4 contains these proteins:
- the nhaC gene encoding Na+/H+ antiporter NhaC, whose amino-acid sequence is MPSLDFEPMTYEELPEERRPTFKQALLPVLATIVFLAVGSALLGMDPHMPLLWAITFTGLVGYYVFGYSWEELYDGLANSLMMGLQAILILFSIYALIATWISSGTIPGLMYYGLQLLSPSVFLPITAILSGLVAFSIGSSWTTVGTLGVAFIGIGSGLGIPAPMTAGAILSGAYAGDKQSPLSDTTNLAAAVTNTKLYDHINRMRTGTLLAFGLSVVLFAFFGLQASGGTEGGKAAAIQHALLGTYSISPLVFVPLVVTFGLALYGYPALPSLIAGIFSGAGTAILVQGMSFTAAWNVALSGTAPKTGMKLVNNLLANSGISGSAWTIAVVVLALALGGLLEKTGVLATLAYYLSRGLNSTGWLVFGTGISATLTNLLTAQQYMSIVVPGMTLRNVYDEHGLDSSELSRAVEAAGTPTGALIPWHAGAIYMAAALGVPTLSYAPFYFFGFLSPIILFVMAATGWRIGSEDSSEKPSAVASAD